One Natronolimnobius sp. AArcel1 DNA window includes the following coding sequences:
- a CDS encoding ZIP family metal transporter: protein MSSLTLVIAVTLVAGCATGLGAIPTLVTERVSHRLYDGALGFAAGVMVGAAMFALIVPGLELGTPLEVVVGLGVGAGFLLGMNALIPHLHLRFRGDQLEGTAALETADTGDETVTADDRRRALLVGSAVTIHNVPEGLAVGIAFASGEAGLGFAIATAIAVQNVPDGFAMAVPAVRAGVSKPKTILYTTLSGGVPEPIAAAVGFTLVVFVTGLFPLAAGFAAGAMIAVVFRELVPSSHGHGYADTATATFVAGFALMLIVDTVLAV from the coding sequence GTGTCGAGTCTTACACTCGTCATCGCCGTGACGCTTGTTGCGGGCTGTGCGACTGGCCTCGGGGCCATACCGACGCTAGTCACCGAGCGCGTCAGTCACCGCCTCTACGACGGCGCACTCGGTTTCGCCGCCGGCGTCATGGTTGGGGCTGCGATGTTCGCACTCATCGTCCCCGGCCTCGAGTTGGGGACGCCGCTCGAGGTCGTCGTTGGCCTCGGTGTCGGGGCTGGCTTCCTGCTCGGAATGAATGCACTCATTCCGCATCTCCATCTTCGATTTCGTGGCGACCAACTCGAGGGGACGGCAGCGCTCGAGACTGCGGACACCGGAGACGAAACGGTCACGGCCGACGACCGCCGCCGGGCGCTTCTGGTCGGCAGCGCGGTGACGATCCACAACGTCCCCGAAGGCCTCGCCGTTGGCATCGCATTCGCCAGCGGCGAGGCTGGACTCGGGTTCGCCATCGCCACCGCCATTGCTGTCCAGAACGTGCCCGATGGGTTCGCGATGGCCGTTCCCGCCGTCCGCGCTGGCGTCTCGAAACCGAAAACGATCCTCTATACCACGCTCTCCGGCGGCGTTCCAGAACCAATCGCTGCCGCCGTCGGGTTCACGCTGGTCGTCTTCGTTACCGGTCTCTTCCCGCTCGCTGCTGGCTTCGCCGCGGGTGCAATGATCGCCGTCGTCTTTCGCGAACTGGTTCCCTCGAGTCACGGCCATGGCTACGCCGATACCGCAACAGCAACGTTCGTCGCCGGGTTCGCGCTGATGCTCATCGTCGACACCGTCTTAGCAGTGTGA
- a CDS encoding PAS domain-containing sensor histidine kinase yields MSNSSLSRHRDFRALFDQLDGVALWTVTTPGEFDYISAGFEDIWGIPAKEVQEDVSRLLETIHPDDRDRVRENIESSGNEPADATYEGRVVRPDGSIRWVLTYQIILRNDNGEITEVVGICTDITEQKHREQELEILNRVVRHDVRNDMAIVLGWGEMLEEHVDDEGEAYLRNILDSGEHIVEVTEIARDYVEALSSNDELTVEPVSLCSVLETELSLREESFPEATFVLEDTLPDSEVAANGMLSSVFRNLLNNAVQHNDKDNPVVELSCEIRTDTAVVRIADNGPGIPDEQKDVIFGKGEKSLGSPGSGIGLYLVQTLVSQYGGEVWAEDNDPTGTVFVVKLARAT; encoded by the coding sequence ATGAGTAATTCCTCGCTCAGTCGTCACCGCGACTTTCGCGCCCTGTTCGATCAACTCGACGGGGTCGCACTTTGGACGGTGACAACACCCGGTGAGTTCGACTACATCAGCGCTGGCTTCGAAGATATCTGGGGGATTCCGGCGAAAGAGGTTCAAGAAGACGTAAGCAGGCTACTGGAGACCATCCATCCCGATGACCGAGACCGTGTACGCGAAAATATTGAATCATCCGGCAACGAGCCCGCTGACGCGACATACGAGGGCCGTGTTGTTCGACCGGACGGCTCGATCCGGTGGGTGCTAACGTATCAGATTATTCTTCGAAACGACAACGGCGAGATTACCGAAGTCGTTGGCATCTGTACGGACATCACGGAGCAAAAGCATCGGGAACAGGAACTCGAGATTCTGAATCGGGTTGTCCGTCACGACGTTCGAAACGATATGGCAATTGTGCTCGGTTGGGGAGAAATGCTCGAGGAACACGTTGACGACGAGGGTGAAGCGTATCTCCGGAACATCCTCGATAGCGGCGAACACATTGTCGAGGTCACCGAAATCGCTCGTGACTACGTGGAGGCGTTGTCGTCAAACGACGAACTCACGGTCGAACCAGTTTCACTGTGTTCAGTCCTCGAGACGGAATTATCGCTTCGGGAAGAGTCCTTCCCGGAGGCGACGTTCGTTCTCGAGGACACGCTTCCCGACAGTGAGGTCGCTGCCAATGGGATGCTCAGTTCGGTGTTTCGAAATTTGTTGAACAATGCTGTTCAACATAACGACAAAGACAACCCTGTCGTTGAACTCTCGTGTGAGATACGTACCGATACCGCCGTTGTTCGGATCGCTGACAACGGCCCCGGAATCCCGGATGAGCAGAAGGACGTGATCTTCGGAAAAGGTGAAAAAAGTCTTGGGAGTCCCGGGTCAGGAATTGGTCTCTATCTCGTTCAGACGCTGGTTTCTCAGTACGGTGGCGAGGTCTGGGCCGAAGACAACGATCCGACGGGAACGGTATTCGTCGTCAAACTCGCTCGAGCAACCTAA
- a CDS encoding tRNA uridine(34) 5-carboxymethylaminomethyl modification radical SAM/GNAT enzyme Elp3, whose product MSTETPDSDDPTETEAFRQVCETLVERILAGEIERDEVEKAKLEACSEHSAPKVPKNSELLDHAGQEHREVLEEVLQRKPVRTASGVSPVAIMTSPERCPHGKCLYCPGGPDSEFSSSQSYTGEEPAAARGVQNDYDPYGQVTLRLEQLREIGHPVDKVELILMGGTMTARSHDYQEWFVKRALEAMNDFDVDKEPEPAEGVSFAQDPDEYEWKYLEDVITENETNDIRNIGTTFETKPDWCDPEQINRMLDLGGTKVEVGVQTTFERINREMHRGHGAQASIEANQRLRDSAFKVGFHMMPGQPGMSKEMCLEDFRRIFEQEEWKPDYLKIYPTLIVRGTATYDWWHKGEYDPLGNEEAAELVAEIKDMIPRYTRLQRVQRDIPADFIDAGVWKSNLRQLARKRMEDHGWSCDCIRCREAGMNDEEPENVDLEVMTYDACGGTEHFISVEDFEKDLLIGFCRLRFPNDPVRRELENAALIRELHVYGGEVTMGEEGESGQHQHQGYGRRLMEKAESLAADAGYDKVSVISGIGAREYYRNKLGYHQDGPYVSKHL is encoded by the coding sequence GTGAGTACCGAGACGCCCGATTCCGACGATCCCACGGAGACGGAGGCTTTCCGGCAGGTCTGTGAGACGCTCGTCGAGCGGATCCTCGCGGGCGAGATCGAACGCGACGAGGTCGAAAAGGCCAAACTCGAGGCCTGTTCGGAACACTCGGCACCCAAGGTGCCCAAAAACTCCGAACTCCTCGATCACGCGGGTCAGGAACACCGCGAGGTCTTAGAGGAGGTCCTCCAGCGCAAGCCCGTCCGGACCGCCTCCGGCGTGTCGCCAGTGGCGATTATGACCTCGCCCGAGCGCTGTCCCCACGGCAAGTGTCTGTACTGCCCTGGCGGCCCCGACTCGGAGTTTTCGTCCTCCCAGAGCTACACGGGCGAAGAGCCTGCGGCTGCCCGCGGCGTCCAGAACGACTACGACCCCTACGGGCAGGTCACGCTGCGCCTCGAGCAACTGCGCGAGATCGGCCACCCGGTCGACAAGGTCGAACTGATTCTCATGGGCGGGACGATGACCGCCCGTTCCCATGACTATCAGGAGTGGTTCGTCAAGCGCGCACTCGAGGCGATGAACGACTTCGACGTGGACAAGGAGCCAGAACCAGCCGAGGGCGTCAGCTTCGCACAGGACCCCGACGAATACGAATGGAAGTACCTCGAAGACGTCATCACTGAGAACGAGACGAACGACATTCGAAATATTGGGACGACGTTCGAGACGAAGCCCGACTGGTGTGATCCCGAACAGATCAACCGGATGCTCGATCTTGGTGGGACGAAAGTCGAGGTCGGCGTTCAGACCACCTTCGAGCGCATCAATCGGGAGATGCACCGCGGCCACGGCGCACAGGCTTCGATTGAGGCCAACCAGCGCCTGCGCGATTCGGCGTTCAAGGTCGGCTTCCACATGATGCCCGGTCAGCCGGGAATGAGTAAGGAGATGTGTCTCGAGGACTTCCGGCGTATCTTCGAACAGGAGGAGTGGAAACCGGACTACCTCAAAATCTATCCGACGCTGATCGTCCGCGGCACCGCAACCTACGACTGGTGGCACAAGGGAGAGTACGATCCACTGGGCAACGAGGAAGCCGCCGAACTGGTCGCCGAGATAAAGGATATGATCCCGCGCTATACGCGTCTCCAGCGCGTCCAGCGCGACATTCCGGCGGACTTCATCGATGCGGGTGTCTGGAAGTCGAACCTTCGACAGTTGGCCCGAAAGCGCATGGAGGACCACGGCTGGTCCTGTGACTGCATCCGCTGTCGCGAGGCCGGAATGAACGACGAGGAACCCGAGAACGTCGACCTCGAGGTCATGACCTACGACGCCTGCGGCGGCACGGAACACTTCATCTCCGTCGAGGACTTCGAGAAGGACCTCCTGATCGGCTTCTGTCGGCTGCGGTTCCCAAACGACCCGGTTCGGCGGGAACTCGAGAACGCGGCGCTCATCCGCGAACTTCACGTCTACGGTGGTGAGGTGACGATGGGTGAGGAAGGCGAATCGGGCCAGCACCAGCACCAGGGGTACGGTCGCCGCCTAATGGAAAAAGCGGAATCACTCGCCGCCGACGCCGGCTACGACAAGGTCAGTGTAATTTCGGGGATCGGTGCGCGGGAGTACTACCGGAACAAGCTGGGCTATCACCAGGACGGACCGTACGTGAGCAAACACCTCTGA
- a CDS encoding HpcH/HpaI aldolase/citrate lyase family protein, whose amino-acid sequence MTFASELRNREPLVGTWVALGDPAIAELSASLAFDAVVIDGEHSTNSLETITEMVRAVDAASADREVGSIVRLSENDATEIKRVLDSGVSGVMAPMIDSPEDARELVEATRYPPDGVRGVGYGRGTGYGEAFPDYLEQANDEIVTIAQIETEAGFEHVEEIAAVDGLDGLFVGPADLSAALGMFGETESDDFLSAVDRVLEAGHAVDKPVATLAFEEAEIERWVDCGFDFVLAGVDIDYIQAGATQAITMFEDALDGRDGV is encoded by the coding sequence ATGACGTTCGCATCGGAACTTCGTAATCGGGAGCCACTTGTCGGAACTTGGGTTGCACTGGGCGATCCCGCAATCGCTGAACTCAGTGCCAGCCTCGCGTTCGACGCCGTCGTCATCGACGGCGAACACTCGACGAACTCACTCGAGACGATCACCGAGATGGTCCGGGCGGTCGACGCGGCGAGCGCCGACCGCGAGGTTGGCTCTATCGTCCGCCTCTCAGAAAACGACGCGACAGAAATCAAACGCGTGCTCGACTCGGGCGTCAGCGGCGTCATGGCTCCGATGATCGACTCGCCCGAGGATGCCCGCGAATTGGTCGAGGCCACGCGCTACCCACCCGACGGCGTTCGCGGCGTTGGCTACGGCCGCGGAACCGGCTACGGCGAGGCGTTCCCCGACTACCTCGAGCAGGCAAACGACGAAATCGTCACCATCGCCCAGATCGAAACCGAAGCCGGCTTCGAGCACGTCGAGGAAATCGCCGCTGTTGACGGCCTCGACGGGCTCTTCGTCGGTCCTGCTGACCTTTCCGCTGCGCTCGGAATGTTCGGCGAAACGGAGAGCGACGATTTCCTGTCGGCTGTTGATCGCGTGCTCGAGGCTGGTCACGCCGTCGACAAACCTGTTGCAACGCTGGCGTTCGAGGAGGCAGAAATAGAGCGCTGGGTCGATTGCGGGTTCGACTTTGTCCTCGCTGGTGTCGACATTGACTACATTCAGGCGGGCGCGACACAGGCGATTACGATGTTCGAGGACGCACTCGATGGACGCGACGGTGTGTGA
- the tenA gene encoding thiaminase II — protein MAFSDDLLEEGASIWEAQKQHPFVEELAAGTLDDAAFQHWVKQDYRYLLDYARLFALAGVKARDEETMMRLLGVAHDVLDHEMDLHREFAADYGISRAELEAVEKAPTCVAYTNFLVRTAYEGSLAEIAAALYPCMQGYLDVGEHMAELATDTHRYTPFIEMYTGEEFREATAWCREFVDRCGEQYPGEHEAMREAFLTSANLEHRFWEMAYTLEGWEL, from the coding sequence ATGGCGTTCAGCGACGACCTGCTCGAAGAGGGCGCATCGATCTGGGAGGCACAGAAACAGCACCCGTTCGTCGAAGAACTCGCGGCGGGAACGCTCGATGACGCGGCCTTCCAACACTGGGTGAAACAGGATTATCGCTACCTGCTCGATTACGCGCGGCTGTTTGCACTCGCCGGCGTCAAGGCACGCGACGAGGAAACGATGATGCGACTGCTTGGCGTCGCCCACGACGTACTCGACCACGAGATGGATCTCCACCGTGAGTTCGCAGCGGACTACGGCATCTCGAGGGCGGAACTCGAGGCTGTCGAGAAAGCGCCGACCTGTGTCGCCTACACGAATTTCCTCGTTCGGACGGCGTATGAGGGATCACTCGCAGAAATCGCAGCGGCACTGTATCCCTGCATGCAGGGCTATCTTGACGTCGGCGAGCACATGGCCGAGTTGGCGACGGACACGCATCGGTACACGCCGTTCATCGAGATGTACACTGGCGAGGAGTTTCGTGAGGCGACGGCCTGGTGCCGCGAATTCGTCGACCGCTGTGGCGAACAGTACCCAGGTGAACACGAGGCCATGCGCGAAGCCTTCCTCACGAGCGCAAACCTTGAGCACCGATTCTGGGAGATGGCCTACACGCTCGAGGGGTGGGAACTATAG
- a CDS encoding iron ABC transporter permease, whose protein sequence is MTERTTADAETDTATRRIQNSIERRAIAALAVATTIVLVALFYYPVATVFLESVYVQGVVTLSVFLEVVRDPFYFGGFARILNGESALTVARDTLLGGRPSSIFGFTTYQAVLSTLLSVVLGVPAAYLLARYEFRGRRTLRALTILPFVLPSIMVAIGFVATFGQNGTFNSALAAVGLGPVSLVPSLEVILLAHAFYNAPLVARVTTAAWESVDASAIETARSLGASPFRAFRDVVAPQLYPAVLMGGALTFVFTFGTFPIVLALGGFQLATVEVFVYRQIQDLNYAEAAALAIIELLISLGVLYGYLRYEATHVVRSRGIRPLPRRSLSPPSLSIRELAPRFGLAVYGVVALFVFVSPVVSLLYASVTGGGGFTLEHYRFLLERQETAASFQVRPWDAVRNSLLFAFGALAIALPMGVVVSVLTTRRYRGRKIVDAVLMAPLAVSGIIVGIGLLRGPVFGFEIGSWRISVAGAVAIVAAHAVSCYPFVVRTVAPGLESVDRSLIESARALGASRARALIDIELPLVWPGVVAGAAFAFAISMGEFSSTIILATGTDQYTMPIAIERFIGRRLGPATAMGVVLLVVTSISFIVIDRLGGESFGI, encoded by the coding sequence ATGACAGAGCGAACTACGGCCGACGCCGAGACAGATACCGCCACACGTCGCATCCAGAACAGCATCGAACGCCGTGCGATTGCCGCCCTCGCCGTCGCCACGACAATCGTGCTGGTGGCCCTGTTTTATTACCCCGTCGCGACGGTCTTTCTCGAGTCGGTGTACGTCCAGGGTGTCGTCACGCTCTCGGTTTTCCTCGAGGTCGTGCGGGATCCGTTCTACTTCGGCGGTTTCGCACGAATTTTGAACGGTGAGTCGGCGCTCACCGTCGCTCGTGACACTCTCTTGGGCGGTCGTCCGTCCAGCATCTTCGGCTTCACGACCTACCAAGCGGTGCTGTCGACCCTGCTGAGTGTCGTCCTCGGCGTGCCCGCGGCCTACCTGCTGGCTCGCTACGAGTTCCGTGGGCGGCGGACGCTGCGTGCGCTGACGATCCTGCCGTTCGTCCTGCCGTCGATCATGGTCGCCATCGGCTTCGTCGCGACGTTCGGCCAAAACGGGACGTTCAACAGTGCTTTGGCCGCAGTCGGACTCGGCCCCGTCTCGCTGGTCCCCTCGCTCGAGGTGATCCTGCTGGCTCACGCCTTCTACAACGCGCCGCTGGTTGCGCGCGTGACAACCGCGGCCTGGGAGTCGGTCGACGCGAGCGCGATTGAGACAGCCCGCAGTCTCGGCGCGAGTCCGTTCCGAGCGTTCCGGGATGTCGTCGCCCCACAACTGTATCCTGCCGTGTTGATGGGTGGCGCGCTCACGTTTGTCTTCACCTTCGGTACGTTCCCAATCGTCCTCGCACTGGGTGGGTTCCAACTGGCTACTGTCGAGGTGTTCGTCTATCGGCAGATCCAGGACTTGAACTACGCCGAAGCGGCCGCGCTCGCGATTATCGAACTGCTCATCTCGTTGGGCGTTCTCTACGGCTATCTCCGGTACGAGGCAACCCACGTCGTCCGCTCACGCGGGATTCGCCCACTACCGCGACGGTCGCTGTCTCCGCCGTCGCTCTCGATTCGGGAACTCGCACCGCGATTCGGACTGGCTGTCTACGGCGTTGTCGCCCTCTTCGTCTTCGTCTCGCCCGTCGTGAGCTTACTCTATGCGAGTGTCACCGGCGGGGGTGGGTTCACCCTCGAGCATTACCGATTCCTGCTCGAGCGCCAGGAGACGGCCGCGTCGTTCCAGGTTCGGCCCTGGGACGCCGTTCGGAACTCGCTACTCTTTGCGTTCGGCGCGCTCGCGATTGCGTTGCCGATGGGTGTCGTCGTCTCGGTGCTGACGACTCGCCGGTATCGCGGCCGGAAGATCGTCGACGCCGTGTTGATGGCACCGCTGGCCGTCTCCGGAATCATCGTTGGTATCGGCCTGCTTCGTGGTCCCGTTTTCGGCTTCGAGATCGGCAGCTGGCGGATTTCTGTCGCCGGGGCTGTTGCGATCGTCGCCGCCCACGCCGTCTCGTGTTACCCGTTCGTCGTTCGGACGGTCGCGCCCGGCCTCGAGTCGGTCGATCGGTCGCTGATTGAATCCGCGCGAGCACTTGGTGCGTCGCGGGCGCGAGCGCTGATCGACATCGAACTGCCGCTGGTCTGGCCGGGCGTAGTCGCCGGCGCGGCTTTCGCCTTTGCGATTTCGATGGGAGAGTTCTCCTCGACGATCATCCTCGCAACGGGGACTGACCAGTATACCATGCCGATCGCGATCGAACGCTTCATCGGGCGTCGGCTCGGACCGGCAACCGCAATGGGCGTCGTCTTACTGGTCGTCACGAGCATCAGTTTCATCGTGATCGACCGACTTGGAGGTGAGAGCTTTGGCATCTGA
- the rqcH gene encoding ribosome rescue protein RqcH gives MEQKRELTSVDLAALVEELGAFEGAKVDKAYLYGDDMVRLKMRDFDRGRMELVFEVGETKRAHTVAPERIPDAPGRPPQFAMMLRNRLSGADFVDVEQYEFDRILEFTFDRDDGTTRIIVELFGQGNVAVTDGEYEVIDSLETVRLKSRTVVPGSRYEFPDTRTNPLTVSREAFDHEMNDSDTDVVRTLATQLNFGGLYAEEVCTRAGVEKAMDIEEADERVYDRLYEAIERLALDTRNGNFEPRLYLERDEEDDTDSEEADGDGAGGDASEQVIDVTPFPLEEHEAEGLVAEGYDSFLAALDDYFFRLELEDESEPDPTEQKPDFEEEIAKYERIIEQQQGAISGFEQEADDLREQAESLYAEYGLVDDILSTIQNARAQDRPWDDIEERFEEGAEQGIEAAEAVIDVDGSEGIVTVEVDGEYIDLIAHDGVEQNADRLYTEAKRVEEKKEGALAAIEDTREDLEDAKQRRDQWDADDGDEDESDEDHDDTDWLSMQSVPIRENEPWYDRFRWFHTSDGYLVIGGRNADQNEELVKKYLEPGDKVLHTQAHGGPVTVLKATDPSEASSSDIELPDSSIEEAAQFAVSYASVWKDGRYAGDVYAVDSDQVTKTPESGEYLEKGGFAIRGDRTYYDDTPVGVAVGIQCEPYTRVIGGPPSAIEGQAETMIELEPGRYAQADAAKRLYRQFREEFSDESFVRKIGSPDRIQHFMPPGGSRVVEE, from the coding sequence ATGGAGCAAAAGCGGGAGCTTACGAGCGTCGACCTTGCCGCCCTCGTCGAAGAACTCGGCGCATTCGAGGGTGCAAAGGTCGACAAGGCCTATCTCTACGGCGACGACATGGTCCGCCTGAAGATGCGGGACTTCGACCGCGGCCGGATGGAACTCGTCTTCGAGGTCGGCGAGACCAAACGTGCCCACACGGTCGCCCCCGAGCGAATTCCCGACGCACCCGGGCGACCGCCGCAGTTCGCGATGATGCTGCGGAATCGCCTCTCAGGCGCGGACTTCGTTGACGTCGAACAGTACGAGTTCGACCGCATCCTCGAGTTCACGTTCGACCGTGACGACGGGACGACCCGGATTATCGTCGAACTGTTCGGTCAGGGCAACGTCGCCGTGACGGACGGCGAGTACGAGGTGATCGACTCCCTCGAGACGGTCCGGCTCAAATCCCGAACCGTCGTTCCCGGTTCGCGCTACGAATTTCCCGACACGCGGACGAATCCGTTGACGGTCTCTCGAGAGGCGTTCGACCACGAGATGAACGACTCGGATACGGACGTGGTCCGGACGCTCGCGACGCAGCTCAACTTCGGTGGCCTCTACGCCGAGGAGGTTTGTACCCGCGCTGGCGTCGAGAAGGCGATGGACATCGAGGAAGCTGACGAACGCGTCTACGACCGGCTCTACGAGGCCATCGAGCGACTCGCACTCGACACGCGAAACGGGAACTTCGAGCCGCGACTGTACCTCGAGCGCGACGAGGAAGACGACACCGACAGTGAAGAGGCGGACGGCGACGGCGCAGGCGGTGACGCAAGCGAACAGGTCATCGACGTGACACCGTTCCCGCTCGAGGAACACGAAGCCGAGGGGCTGGTCGCGGAGGGCTATGACTCGTTCCTTGCCGCACTGGATGACTACTTCTTCCGGCTCGAACTCGAGGACGAGTCCGAACCCGACCCAACGGAACAGAAGCCCGATTTCGAGGAGGAGATCGCCAAGTACGAGCGGATCATCGAACAGCAGCAGGGCGCGATCAGTGGCTTCGAACAGGAAGCAGACGATCTCCGCGAGCAGGCCGAGTCGCTGTACGCCGAGTACGGACTGGTCGACGACATCCTCTCGACGATCCAGAACGCTCGCGCGCAGGATCGCCCCTGGGACGACATCGAGGAACGCTTCGAGGAGGGCGCCGAGCAGGGAATCGAGGCCGCTGAGGCGGTTATCGACGTCGACGGCAGTGAGGGCATCGTCACGGTCGAGGTCGACGGCGAGTACATCGACCTGATCGCTCACGACGGCGTCGAGCAGAACGCCGACCGACTCTACACCGAAGCCAAGCGCGTCGAGGAGAAAAAGGAGGGCGCGCTCGCGGCCATCGAGGACACCCGCGAGGATCTCGAGGATGCAAAGCAGCGCCGTGACCAGTGGGACGCCGATGACGGCGACGAGGACGAGTCCGATGAAGACCACGACGACACAGACTGGCTGTCGATGCAGTCCGTTCCAATTCGAGAGAACGAACCGTGGTACGACCGCTTCCGCTGGTTCCACACCAGTGACGGCTATCTCGTCATCGGCGGACGCAACGCCGACCAGAACGAGGAGTTAGTCAAGAAGTATCTCGAGCCAGGTGACAAAGTCCTCCACACGCAGGCCCACGGCGGCCCCGTTACCGTGTTGAAGGCGACTGATCCGAGCGAGGCGTCCTCGTCGGATATCGAACTGCCCGACTCGAGCATCGAGGAAGCCGCCCAGTTTGCGGTCTCGTATGCGTCTGTCTGGAAGGACGGCCGCTACGCGGGCGACGTCTACGCCGTCGACTCGGATCAGGTGACGAAGACGCCCGAGAGCGGCGAGTATTTAGAAAAGGGCGGCTTCGCGATTCGAGGTGACCGAACCTACTACGACGATACACCGGTCGGCGTCGCTGTTGGGATTCAGTGCGAGCCGTACACGCGCGTCATCGGCGGCCCACCTTCCGCCATCGAGGGACAGGCCGAGACGATGATCGAACTCGAGCCAGGGCGCTACGCGCAGGCCGATGCAGCAAAGCGACTCTATCGGCAGTTCCGCGAGGAATTCTCGGACGAGTCGTTCGTCCGGAAAATCGGAAGTCCGGACCGCATCCAGCACTTTATGCCGCCGGGTGGCAGTCGAGTTGTCGAAGAGTAG
- a CDS encoding ABC transporter ATP-binding protein: MRALASEEPRSSTRARDRERNREQETTDDAAGPAPNSDAPIALELEGVTRQYAETTAVDGVSLAVHEGEFFTFVGPSGCGKTTTLRLIAGFETPTDGTIRFRGEDVTGVPPEERDVGVVFQNYALFPHMSVAENIAYGLNFADAPGGVPDDERVDELLALVDLEGMGERDPDQLSGGQQQRVAIARALAPGPDVLLLDEPMSALDAQLRERLRIQVREIQRQLGITTIYVTHDQEEALAVSDRVAVMREGAPEQVASPRTIYRRPKTRFVAEFVGDNNVFSGTVGDVSNALATVDVGLETFAVDVSNRDVVSGDDVAFCVRPEHLTLEGRSAGGEIRAADSPNATTATVTGAEFLGETTRVHLEWHDRTLVARSREPPSGAVTVGFEPDGAHVIDSS; the protein is encoded by the coding sequence GTGAGAGCTTTGGCATCTGAAGAACCACGCTCGAGTACTCGAGCGCGAGACAGAGAGCGAAATCGAGAACAAGAAACGACAGACGACGCCGCGGGTCCGGCACCGAATTCCGACGCCCCAATCGCGCTGGAACTCGAGGGCGTCACCAGACAGTATGCTGAGACGACGGCCGTCGACGGCGTCTCGCTTGCGGTCCACGAGGGTGAGTTTTTCACCTTCGTTGGGCCATCGGGCTGTGGGAAGACAACGACGCTCCGACTCATCGCAGGCTTCGAGACGCCGACCGACGGCACGATTCGATTCCGCGGCGAAGACGTCACCGGCGTCCCACCGGAAGAGCGCGACGTCGGCGTTGTCTTCCAGAACTACGCGCTGTTTCCCCACATGAGCGTGGCCGAAAATATCGCCTACGGCCTCAACTTCGCTGACGCACCCGGCGGCGTCCCCGACGACGAACGCGTCGACGAACTCCTCGCATTAGTCGATCTCGAGGGCATGGGCGAGCGCGACCCAGACCAGCTATCGGGCGGCCAGCAACAACGCGTTGCGATTGCCCGCGCGCTGGCACCCGGCCCCGACGTGTTGTTGCTCGACGAGCCGATGAGCGCACTCGACGCGCAACTGCGCGAGCGACTCCGCATTCAGGTGCGGGAAATCCAGCGCCAACTCGGAATTACGACGATTTACGTCACCCACGACCAAGAGGAGGCCCTGGCCGTCTCGGATCGCGTCGCCGTCATGCGCGAGGGCGCACCCGAACAGGTCGCCTCGCCACGGACGATCTATCGCCGCCCCAAAACCCGGTTCGTCGCCGAGTTCGTCGGCGACAACAACGTCTTTTCCGGCACTGTTGGCGACGTGAGCAATGCGCTCGCAACTGTCGATGTCGGGCTCGAGACGTTCGCAGTCGATGTCTCGAATCGCGATGTTGTGTCGGGTGACGACGTCGCGTTCTGTGTCAGACCCGAACACCTCACACTCGAGGGTCGCAGCGCCGGCGGGGAAATCCGAGCGGCTGACTCGCCGAACGCGACGACCGCAACCGTCACTGGCGCGGAGTTCCTCGGTGAGACGACTCGCGTCCACCTCGAGTGGCACGACCGCACGCTCGTTGCACGGAGTCGTGAGCCACCGTCCGGCGCCGTCACCGTTGGCTTCGAGCCTGACGGAGCACACGTAATCGACAGTTCGTAA